From a region of the Microbacterium sp. nov. GSS16 genome:
- a CDS encoding D-alanine--D-alanine ligase family protein has translation MDKQTVVVLFGGRSSEHSISSATAGGVLAAIDRDRYDVIPVGITREGAFVLEQDDPAKFALDAAHMPEVIDNGTRIRWPEAGDRVLRVIAPDGSAVELAAVDVVLPILHGTHGEDGTIQGFFDILEIPYAGGGVLDSAMCMDKHFMKVALESEGIAVSPWVTVRQRAWQQESAPLRAAIAELGLPLFVKPARAGSSVGVSKVESLGELDAALEVAFAEDEKVLVETGIVGREIEVAILETADGVRASLPGEIVLTSRGFYDFEGKYLGGDGVDVVCPAEMSDAEIAAVQQVGVRAFEAVDGKGLARVDVFLTADGGIVVNELNTMPGFTPISMFPKCWIASGLSYGDLITELIEGGLRR, from the coding sequence ATGGACAAGCAGACGGTGGTGGTGCTCTTCGGCGGGCGTTCCAGCGAGCATTCGATCAGCTCCGCAACGGCGGGCGGGGTGCTGGCGGCGATTGATCGCGATCGCTACGACGTGATCCCGGTCGGGATCACGCGCGAGGGCGCGTTCGTGCTCGAGCAGGACGACCCGGCGAAGTTCGCGCTGGACGCGGCGCACATGCCCGAGGTGATCGACAACGGCACCCGGATCCGCTGGCCCGAAGCCGGCGACCGCGTCCTGCGGGTGATCGCGCCGGACGGCTCCGCGGTCGAGCTCGCCGCCGTCGACGTGGTGCTGCCGATCCTGCACGGCACGCACGGCGAGGACGGCACGATCCAGGGCTTCTTCGACATCCTCGAGATCCCGTACGCGGGCGGCGGGGTGCTCGACTCGGCGATGTGCATGGACAAGCACTTCATGAAGGTCGCCCTCGAATCCGAGGGCATCGCCGTGTCGCCGTGGGTGACCGTGCGGCAGCGTGCCTGGCAGCAGGAATCGGCGCCGCTGCGCGCGGCGATCGCCGAGCTGGGTCTGCCGCTCTTCGTCAAGCCCGCGCGGGCGGGGTCCAGCGTCGGGGTGTCGAAGGTCGAGAGTCTCGGCGAGCTCGACGCGGCTCTCGAGGTGGCCTTCGCGGAAGACGAGAAGGTGCTCGTCGAGACGGGCATCGTCGGCCGCGAGATCGAGGTCGCGATCCTCGAGACCGCCGACGGCGTGCGCGCATCGCTGCCGGGTGAGATCGTGCTCACCTCGCGCGGATTCTACGACTTCGAGGGCAAGTACCTCGGTGGCGACGGTGTCGACGTCGTCTGCCCGGCGGAGATGTCGGATGCCGAGATCGCGGCCGTGCAGCAGGTCGGCGTGCGCGCGTTCGAGGCGGTCGACGGCAAGGGCCTCGCGCGGGTCGACGTGTTCCTCACCGCGGACGGCGGGATCGTCGTGAACGAGCTGAACACCATGCCGGGGTTCACCCCGATCTCGATGTTCCCGAAGTGCTGGATCGCGTCGGGCCTGAGCTACGGCGACCTGATCACCGAGCTGATCGAAGGCGGGCTGCGCCGCTGA
- a CDS encoding NAD(P)H-dependent glycerol-3-phosphate dehydrogenase, which translates to MIHKRTPQPSGTRAAVIGAGSWGTTFGKILSDGGAQVTMWARRPELAHEIDEAKRNSKYLPGINLPRNMRATHELAHALDGAEQVYLSVPSQTLRENLKALRPLLAGRDIPIVSLMKGVERSSGLRMSQVIEQELRCDPDRVAVASGPNLALEIAREQPTAAVIAARSQETADVVARTARNRYFRSFVNTDVIGTEFGGVLKNLIAVAIGIVDGVGYGENTKASIITRGLVEMTDFAVANGARPETLQGLAGLGDLIATCQSPLSRNNTAGRLLGQGYSFHDVVKQMNQTAEGLASVAPILQLAHESEVHMPIVQQVKMVLDGRMDPRDIAPHLTTDDDTPQEERTNHGQADGGGALRRAFQRAFDQLRNGGRGAGGD; encoded by the coding sequence TTGATTCATAAGCGCACACCGCAGCCGTCCGGCACACGAGCGGCCGTCATCGGGGCGGGCAGCTGGGGCACCACTTTCGGCAAGATCCTCTCCGACGGCGGCGCACAGGTCACCATGTGGGCGCGCCGGCCCGAGCTCGCACACGAGATCGACGAGGCCAAGCGCAACTCGAAATACCTGCCCGGCATCAATCTGCCCCGCAACATGAGAGCCACGCACGAGCTCGCCCACGCCCTCGACGGCGCCGAGCAGGTGTACCTGTCGGTGCCGAGTCAGACCCTGCGTGAGAACCTGAAGGCGCTCCGCCCGCTGCTCGCCGGTCGCGACATCCCGATCGTCAGCCTGATGAAGGGCGTCGAGCGCTCGTCGGGACTGCGGATGAGTCAGGTCATCGAGCAGGAGCTGCGGTGCGATCCGGATCGGGTCGCGGTGGCATCCGGACCCAATCTCGCCCTCGAGATCGCGCGCGAGCAGCCCACGGCGGCCGTGATCGCCGCGCGGAGTCAGGAGACGGCGGATGTCGTGGCGCGCACCGCCCGCAACCGGTACTTTCGCTCGTTCGTGAACACCGACGTGATCGGGACCGAGTTCGGCGGTGTGCTGAAGAATCTCATCGCGGTCGCCATCGGCATCGTCGACGGCGTCGGATACGGCGAGAACACCAAGGCGTCGATCATCACCCGCGGTCTGGTCGAGATGACCGACTTCGCAGTCGCGAACGGCGCCAGGCCCGAGACCCTGCAGGGTCTCGCCGGGCTCGGCGATCTCATCGCCACCTGTCAGTCGCCGCTGAGTCGCAACAACACCGCCGGGCGGCTGCTCGGGCAGGGCTACAGCTTCCACGATGTGGTGAAGCAGATGAATCAGACCGCCGAGGGACTGGCTTCGGTCGCGCCCATTCTGCAGCTCGCGCACGAGTCCGAGGTGCACATGCCCATCGTGCAGCAGGTGAAGATGGTGCTCGACGGACGGATGGATCCGCGCGACATCGCACCGCACCTGACCACCGACGACGACACTCCGCAGGAGGAGAGGACCAATCATGGACAAGCAGACGGTGGTGGTGCTCTTCGGCGGGCGTTCCAGCGAGCATTCGATCAGCTCCGCAACGGCGGGCGGGGTGCTGGCGGCGATTGA
- a CDS encoding lysophospholipid acyltransferase family protein: MASSERSRPSLFWPLAAIVIPPVSLLAKITVTGAEKLPRTGAYVVAPNHYSEFDPLIVAIAVFRSGRLPRFMAKDSLFRVPVLGWILRKTGMIPVARASSASAAKQTLTQSRELVENGRGVIVYPEGTLTRDPGMWPMRGKSGAVRLALTGDIPLIPMAQWGTQQIMGRYQKGLSLWPLRKRVRVLIGDPIDLSDLRGRAGDPGVLNIATERLMAAITALLEELRDEKAPDKRWNPGDHGQKETGRLDS; encoded by the coding sequence ATGGCCTCCTCCGAACGCAGCCGCCCCAGTCTGTTCTGGCCGCTCGCGGCGATCGTCATCCCGCCGGTGTCGCTCCTGGCGAAGATCACGGTCACCGGCGCTGAGAAGCTGCCCCGTACAGGTGCTTACGTGGTGGCGCCGAACCACTACTCCGAATTCGATCCGCTGATCGTCGCGATCGCCGTGTTCCGCTCCGGCCGGCTGCCCAGGTTCATGGCCAAGGACAGCCTGTTCCGCGTCCCCGTCCTCGGCTGGATCCTGCGGAAGACGGGCATGATCCCCGTCGCGCGTGCGTCGTCGGCATCCGCGGCGAAGCAGACGCTCACGCAGTCCCGTGAACTGGTCGAGAACGGTCGGGGCGTGATCGTGTACCCCGAGGGGACGCTGACACGCGACCCCGGGATGTGGCCGATGCGCGGCAAGTCGGGTGCGGTGCGCCTTGCGCTCACCGGCGACATCCCGCTCATTCCGATGGCGCAGTGGGGCACCCAGCAGATCATGGGGCGCTACCAGAAGGGGCTCAGCCTCTGGCCGCTGCGCAAGCGGGTGCGGGTGCTGATCGGCGATCCCATCGATCTGTCAGACCTGCGCGGTCGCGCCGGCGACCCCGGTGTGCTGAACATCGCGACCGAGCGGCTGATGGCCGCCATCACGGCTCTGCTCGAAGAGCTGCGCGACGAGAAGGCTCCTGACAAGCGCTGGAATCCGGGCGATCACGGCCAGAAGGAGACGGGGCGCCTTGATTCATAA
- the murA gene encoding UDP-N-acetylglucosamine 1-carboxyvinyltransferase has protein sequence MPAPAGSVLAIRGGRPLRGRVDVKGAKNLATKAMVATLLGETASTLRDVPGLSDVAVVRSLLEVHGVTVTEGDEPGSLILDPSDVESAHYEEIDAHAGASRIPILFCGPLLHRLGQAFIPDLGGCRIGDRPIDFHLDALRKFGAVVEKQPSGIRLSAPNGLKGANIHLPYPSVGATEQVLLTAVRAQGVTELRNAAIEPEIMDLIAVLQKMGAIISYEPNRVILIEGVETLRGYDHRAIFDRNEAASWACAALATDGEIFVAGAKQQEMLTFLNVFRKAGGWFDVQEDGILFRRGGELKPVIVETDVHPGFMTDWQQPLIVALTQAPGRSIVHETVYENRFGFTQALVKMGADIEVHPHGLQNGPRRVPRRELEQAAVITGPTPLHAADIVVPDLRGGYSHVIAALTAEGESQVSGVDILSRGYEKFLDKLRALGADFDVVR, from the coding sequence ATGCCGGCTCCCGCCGGATCCGTCCTCGCGATCCGCGGCGGCAGACCGCTGCGTGGGCGCGTCGACGTCAAGGGCGCCAAGAACCTCGCCACGAAGGCGATGGTCGCGACCCTGCTCGGCGAGACGGCGAGCACGCTGCGCGACGTCCCCGGTCTCAGCGACGTCGCCGTGGTGCGCTCGCTGCTCGAGGTGCACGGCGTGACCGTCACCGAGGGCGACGAGCCCGGCTCGCTGATCCTCGACCCGAGTGACGTCGAATCCGCCCACTACGAGGAGATCGATGCGCACGCCGGCGCGTCGCGCATCCCGATCCTGTTCTGCGGTCCGCTGCTGCACCGGCTCGGCCAGGCGTTCATCCCCGACCTCGGCGGATGCCGGATCGGCGACCGTCCGATCGACTTCCACCTCGACGCGCTGCGCAAGTTCGGCGCGGTCGTCGAGAAGCAGCCGAGCGGCATCCGGCTCTCGGCCCCCAACGGTCTCAAGGGCGCGAACATCCACCTGCCGTACCCGAGCGTCGGCGCCACCGAGCAGGTGCTGCTGACCGCGGTGCGCGCGCAGGGCGTGACCGAGCTGCGCAACGCCGCCATCGAGCCGGAGATCATGGATCTCATCGCGGTGCTGCAGAAGATGGGCGCGATCATCTCGTACGAGCCCAACCGCGTCATCCTGATCGAGGGCGTCGAGACGCTGCGCGGCTACGATCACCGAGCCATCTTCGACCGCAACGAGGCCGCATCGTGGGCGTGCGCCGCACTCGCGACCGACGGTGAGATCTTCGTCGCCGGAGCCAAGCAGCAGGAGATGCTCACCTTCCTCAACGTCTTCCGCAAGGCGGGCGGCTGGTTCGACGTGCAGGAGGACGGCATCCTCTTCCGGCGCGGCGGCGAGCTCAAGCCGGTCATCGTCGAGACCGACGTGCACCCCGGATTCATGACCGACTGGCAGCAGCCGCTGATCGTGGCGCTGACCCAGGCGCCCGGCCGCTCGATCGTGCACGAGACGGTCTACGAGAACCGCTTCGGATTCACCCAGGCCCTGGTGAAGATGGGCGCCGACATCGAGGTGCACCCGCACGGGCTGCAGAACGGACCGCGGCGCGTGCCGCGCCGGGAGCTGGAGCAGGCGGCGGTCATCACCGGACCCACGCCGCTGCACGCCGCCGACATCGTGGTGCCCGACCTGCGCGGCGGCTACAGCCACGTGATCGCCGCTCTGACGGCCGAGGGCGAGTCTCAGGTGTCGGGTGTGGACATCCTCAGCCGCGGCTACGAGAAGTTCCTCGACAAGCTCCGCGCCCTGGGTGCGGACTTCGACGTCGTCCGGTGA
- the leuD gene encoding 3-isopropylmalate dehydratase small subunit codes for MEKFTTHTGIAAPLKRSNVDTDQIIPAVFLKRVTKTGFEDALFHGWRQDPDFVLNQAPYQGASVLVAGPDFGTGSSREHAVWALRDFGFAVVLSSRFADIFRGNSGKQGLLAATVEESEIERIWELIDEQPGRVITVDLEARTVTVPGSTAGAGPVFQASIGIDDYTRWRLLEGLDDIGLTLRNEDKIAQFEARRESWRPRTLPVR; via the coding sequence ATGGAGAAGTTCACCACCCACACCGGCATCGCCGCTCCGCTGAAGCGCTCGAACGTCGACACCGACCAGATCATCCCCGCGGTGTTCCTCAAGCGCGTCACGAAGACCGGTTTCGAGGACGCCCTGTTCCACGGCTGGCGTCAGGACCCGGATTTCGTGCTGAACCAGGCTCCGTACCAGGGCGCGTCCGTGCTCGTCGCGGGGCCGGACTTCGGCACGGGATCGAGCCGCGAGCACGCGGTCTGGGCATTGCGCGACTTCGGGTTCGCGGTCGTGCTCTCCTCGCGCTTCGCCGACATCTTCCGCGGCAACTCCGGGAAGCAGGGGCTGCTGGCGGCGACCGTGGAGGAGTCGGAGATCGAGCGGATCTGGGAGCTGATCGACGAGCAGCCCGGCCGCGTGATCACGGTCGACCTCGAGGCTCGCACGGTGACCGTACCCGGATCGACGGCAGGAGCGGGGCCTGTCTTCCAGGCCTCGATCGGGATCGACGATTACACTAGATGGCGGCTCCTCGAAGGGCTCGACGACATCGGGCTCACGCTGCGCAACGAAGACAAGATCGCGCAGTTCGAGGCCCGTCGCGAGTCGTGGCGGCCACGTACGCTTCCTGTCCGATAG
- the leuC gene encoding 3-isopropylmalate dehydratase large subunit has product MTSSTAPRTLAEKVWDDHLVVKGENGEPDLLYIDLHLVHEVTSPQAFDGLRAEGRPLRRLDLTIATEDHNTPTLAIDKPIADLTSRTQIETLRRNAAEFGVRLHSLGDAEQGIVHVVGPQLGLTMPGITVVCGDSHTSTHGAFGAMAFGIGTSEVEHVMATQTLPLKPFRTMAINVEGTLRPGVTAKDIILAVIAKIGTGGGQGYVLEYRGSAIRALSMEGRMTICNMSIEAGARAGMVAPDETTFAYVKGKPHAPQGQDWDDAVAYWRTLPTDEGATFDAEVFIDAGALEPFVTWGTNPGQGSSLSSSVPDPASIADANERAAAERALEYMDLAPGTPLKEVKVDAVFMGSCTNSRIEDLRAFASIIDGRKKADGVRVMVVPGSARVRIEAEAEGIDKIVEAFGAEWRFAGCSMCLGMNPDQLAPGERCASTSNRNFEGRQGKGGRTHLVSPLVAAATAVRGTLSSPADLEASI; this is encoded by the coding sequence ATGACCAGCAGCACAGCGCCGCGAACCCTCGCCGAGAAGGTCTGGGACGACCACCTCGTCGTCAAGGGCGAGAACGGCGAACCCGATCTCCTCTACATCGACCTCCACCTCGTGCACGAGGTCACCAGCCCGCAGGCGTTCGACGGGCTGCGCGCCGAGGGACGCCCGCTCCGCAGGCTCGATCTGACGATCGCGACCGAAGATCACAACACGCCGACGCTCGCGATCGACAAGCCGATCGCCGACCTCACCAGCCGCACGCAGATCGAGACGCTGCGTCGCAACGCCGCGGAGTTCGGCGTGCGACTGCACTCGCTCGGCGACGCCGAGCAGGGCATCGTGCACGTGGTCGGGCCGCAGCTCGGGCTGACGATGCCCGGCATCACCGTCGTCTGCGGAGATTCGCACACCTCCACGCACGGCGCCTTCGGAGCGATGGCGTTCGGCATCGGCACCAGCGAGGTCGAGCACGTCATGGCGACCCAGACCCTGCCGCTGAAGCCGTTCAGGACGATGGCGATCAATGTCGAGGGGACGCTGCGCCCCGGGGTCACCGCCAAGGACATCATCCTCGCCGTGATCGCGAAGATCGGCACCGGTGGGGGTCAGGGCTACGTGCTCGAGTACCGCGGCAGCGCCATCCGCGCCCTCTCGATGGAGGGGCGCATGACGATCTGCAACATGTCGATCGAGGCCGGTGCCCGTGCCGGCATGGTCGCGCCCGACGAGACCACGTTCGCGTACGTGAAGGGCAAGCCGCATGCCCCGCAGGGGCAGGACTGGGACGATGCGGTCGCATACTGGCGCACTCTGCCTACCGACGAGGGCGCGACCTTCGATGCGGAGGTGTTCATCGACGCCGGCGCGCTGGAGCCCTTCGTCACCTGGGGCACCAATCCCGGCCAGGGCAGCTCGCTGTCGTCGTCCGTTCCGGATCCCGCCTCGATCGCCGATGCCAACGAGCGCGCCGCCGCTGAGCGTGCGCTGGAGTACATGGATCTCGCTCCCGGCACGCCGCTGAAGGAGGTGAAGGTCGACGCCGTCTTCATGGGCTCGTGCACCAACAGCCGCATCGAGGATCTGCGGGCCTTCGCATCGATCATCGACGGCAGGAAGAAGGCCGACGGCGTGCGCGTGATGGTCGTCCCCGGTTCCGCGCGTGTGCGCATCGAGGCGGAGGCCGAGGGGATCGACAAGATCGTCGAGGCGTTCGGCGCCGAATGGCGCTTCGCCGGATGCTCGATGTGCCTCGGCATGAACCCCGACCAGCTCGCTCCGGGTGAGCGCTGCGCGTCGACGTCCAACCGCAACTTCGAGGGCCGCCAGGGCAAGGGCGGTCGAACCCACCTGGTCTCGCCGCTGGTCGCCGCCGCGACTGCGGTCCGCGGCACGCTGTCGAGCCCCGCCGACCTGGAAGCGAGCATCTGA
- a CDS encoding TerC/Alx family metal homeostasis membrane protein, with protein MIPVWFEVTSLIVLTVVLIADLLLILKRPHIPSTKESSLWVAFYVALALIFAGTLFFFGDTKSSLDFLTGWAMEYSLSIDNLFVFVLIMTQFSVPRRYQQEALMVGIIIALILRAIFILIVGAAVEHLSPIFYLFGAFLVFTAVRQAMPDKGQDDVKTENFIVRQIRRVIPISDEYDGPKLRTVVAGRKIFTPMLIVFVSLGVTDLMFAVDSIPAIFGVTTNPFIVFTANLFALMGLRQLYFLLGDLLDRLRYLHYGVAFILGFIGVKLILHAMHENELPFINGGQPIEWAPDINNWVSLGVIFASMAVATIASLVASRRDRKAAIEG; from the coding sequence TTGATTCCCGTCTGGTTCGAAGTCACGTCCCTCATCGTGCTCACCGTGGTCCTCATCGCGGACCTGCTGCTCATCCTCAAGCGTCCGCACATCCCCTCGACCAAGGAATCCAGCCTCTGGGTCGCGTTCTACGTCGCGCTCGCGCTGATCTTCGCCGGGACGCTGTTCTTCTTCGGCGACACGAAGTCGTCGCTCGACTTCCTCACCGGATGGGCGATGGAGTACAGCCTCTCCATCGACAACCTGTTCGTGTTCGTGCTGATCATGACGCAGTTCTCGGTGCCGCGCCGCTATCAGCAGGAGGCGCTGATGGTCGGGATCATCATCGCCCTGATCCTGCGTGCGATCTTCATCCTCATCGTCGGAGCGGCGGTCGAGCACCTCAGCCCGATCTTCTACCTCTTCGGCGCGTTCCTCGTCTTCACCGCTGTGCGTCAGGCGATGCCCGACAAGGGGCAGGACGACGTGAAGACCGAGAACTTCATCGTCAGGCAGATCCGCCGCGTGATACCGATCAGCGACGAGTACGACGGCCCGAAGCTGCGCACCGTCGTGGCCGGTCGCAAGATCTTCACGCCGATGCTCATCGTCTTCGTGTCGCTCGGCGTCACCGACCTGATGTTCGCGGTCGACTCCATCCCCGCGATCTTCGGGGTGACGACCAACCCGTTCATCGTCTTCACCGCCAATCTGTTCGCTCTGATGGGTCTGCGTCAGCTGTACTTCCTGCTCGGCGACCTGCTCGATCGACTGCGCTACCTGCACTACGGGGTGGCGTTCATCCTGGGATTCATCGGGGTCAAGCTGATCCTGCACGCGATGCACGAGAACGAGCTGCCGTTCATCAACGGCGGTCAGCCGATCGAGTGGGCTCCTGACATCAACAACTGGGTGTCGCTCGGTGTCATCTTCGCGTCGATGGCCGTCGCCACCATCGCCAGCCTGGTCGCCTCGCGACGCGACCGGAAGGCCGCGATCGAGGGCTGA
- a CDS encoding RNA polymerase sigma factor: MWASTQDREWAARAASGDQDAFRAIYRAHVRPVYWTAFGILGSLSDAEDVVQETFVVAWRKLPGLDLLGESLLPWLATICRFQAANRLRRMRRDAANTADAADESLPDTVSVEDQVIASSLAERIAAEVERLGDTDREIFRLCAVEGYAYEAAAAKLGVSHAVVRNRLSRVRSRLRGAVKEERDA, translated from the coding sequence ATGTGGGCAAGCACGCAGGACCGCGAGTGGGCCGCCAGGGCTGCGTCCGGTGATCAGGATGCGTTCCGCGCGATCTACCGCGCCCATGTGCGTCCGGTGTACTGGACCGCGTTCGGGATCCTCGGCTCGCTCTCGGATGCCGAGGACGTGGTGCAGGAGACCTTCGTGGTCGCCTGGCGGAAGCTGCCCGGACTCGACCTGCTGGGCGAGTCCCTGCTGCCGTGGCTCGCGACGATATGCCGGTTCCAGGCGGCGAACCGCCTGCGTCGCATGCGCCGCGACGCGGCGAACACCGCCGATGCCGCGGACGAGTCACTGCCCGACACGGTGAGCGTCGAGGATCAGGTCATCGCGTCGTCGCTCGCCGAGCGGATAGCCGCCGAGGTGGAGCGCCTGGGCGACACGGATCGCGAGATCTTCCGCCTGTGTGCGGTGGAGGGCTACGCCTACGAGGCTGCCGCCGCGAAGCTCGGGGTGAGCCACGCCGTGGTCCGCAATCGTCTCTCGAGGGTGCGTTCGCGACTTCGCGGCGCAGTGAAGGAAGAGAGAGACGCATGA